A part of Hippea maritima DSM 10411 genomic DNA contains:
- a CDS encoding NAD(P)H-quinone oxidoreductase: protein MKAVICDGFGGIEVLKIADVEKPKPKPDQVLIKVMATSVNMPDIVQRRGKYPPPPGESEILGLEVAGIIEELGSEVEEYKKGDKVMALVGGGGYAEYATAYASHIIPIPESMSFEEAACVCEAYITAFLNVFMIGGIKDNDYVLYHGGGGGVNTAAIQLTRALTNNVNIIITASPRKMDKVKEIGANLVINYKENPNFSDIIKEYTKKRGVDIILDHVGATYLDQNIKSLAYEGRLIIIGVISGIKAELNLGLLMVKRQKIIGSVLRSRPVENKAQIIKEFKEKAIPKFADRTIVPIIYTVLPLEEVAKAHQIMEKGEHFGKIVLSVSH from the coding sequence ATGAAAGCCGTTATATGCGATGGATTTGGTGGGATTGAGGTTTTAAAGATAGCCGATGTGGAAAAACCGAAACCAAAACCCGATCAGGTTTTAATAAAGGTTATGGCCACATCCGTTAACATGCCGGATATCGTGCAAAGAAGGGGCAAATACCCGCCACCTCCAGGTGAGTCTGAGATATTGGGTTTGGAGGTTGCAGGCATAATCGAGGAGTTGGGCAGCGAGGTTGAAGAATACAAAAAGGGCGATAAGGTAATGGCTCTGGTCGGCGGTGGAGGATATGCAGAGTATGCAACAGCTTATGCAAGCCATATCATACCCATCCCGGAATCTATGAGCTTTGAGGAAGCAGCCTGCGTTTGTGAGGCCTATATTACGGCGTTTCTCAATGTATTTATGATAGGAGGCATAAAGGATAACGACTATGTTCTATATCACGGTGGTGGAGGTGGTGTAAACACAGCAGCCATACAGCTAACAAGAGCACTCACAAACAATGTCAATATAATAATCACGGCATCACCAAGAAAGATGGATAAGGTTAAAGAGATTGGGGCAAATCTCGTAATAAACTACAAAGAGAACCCCAATTTTTCAGATATCATAAAAGAATACACCAAAAAACGCGGCGTTGACATCATTTTAGACCATGTCGGTGCAACATACTTAGACCAGAATATCAAATCCTTAGCATACGAGGGCAGACTGATAATAATCGGCGTTATAAGCGGCATAAAGGCGGAGTTAAACTTGGGACTTTTGATGGTTAAAAGGCAGAAAATTATAGGCTCTGTGCTGCGTTCACGCCCTGTGGAAAACAAAGCCCAGATAATAAAGGAGTTTAAAGAAAAAGCCATTCCAAAGTTTGCAGACAGGACAATAGTTCCCATAATCTACACCGTTCTGCCGCTTGAAGAGGTCGCAAAGGCCCATCAGATAATGGAAAAGGGCGAGCACTTTGGAAAGATAGTGCTTTCTGTGTCTCACTAA
- a CDS encoding HypC/HybG/HupF family hydrogenase formation chaperone yields the protein MCLGIAMKVVEIYDGGLNGVVEAGGVKRHCFFHMIDDLKVGDYVIVHAGCAIEKIEEEEAQENLKLIEQCLLGEEAGGQDKT from the coding sequence ATGTGCCTTGGTATAGCCATGAAGGTTGTTGAGATATACGACGGTGGCCTAAACGGTGTGGTTGAGGCTGGCGGCGTTAAGCGCCACTGCTTCTTCCACATGATAGACGATCTAAAGGTTGGGGATTATGTCATTGTTCATGCTGGCTGCGCTATAGAGAAGATAGAGGAAGAAGAAGCCCAGGAGAATCTAAAACTAATAGAACAGTGCTTATTGGGAGAAGAAGCAGGTGGACAGGATAAAACTTAA
- the hypD gene encoding hydrogenase formation protein HypD produces the protein MDRIKLNIYNDPEIVKKLSNFIKKEAEKLKKTIKIMHICGTHENSIVRFGLRDLLPGNITVIAGPGCPVCVTSSRDIDAIIELALKENIKLLTFGDMLKVPGSRLSFSKAISMGADIQMIYSIFDGIEIAKNSDKPCIFFACGFETTAAPTAAALKDLEIPKNFYIYSVHKYTPNGVYALLKSGKISMDALILPGHASTISGLKTYERFTDEFGLPSVAAGFEAADILLAIALIVKQINNKEAKVENAYTRVIEYEGNKRAQQAIDEVFYLTSSIWRGLGEIENSGYELKDKYRQFDAKKQFNITYTNDYIEHQKGCKCNEIILGNLTPKDCPLFTKRCTPHDPIGPCMVSDEGTCKNWYDGGLI, from the coding sequence GTGGACAGGATAAAACTTAATATTTACAACGACCCAGAGATAGTAAAAAAACTAAGCAACTTCATAAAAAAGGAAGCAGAAAAGCTAAAAAAAACCATAAAAATTATGCACATATGCGGCACACATGAAAATTCAATCGTAAGGTTTGGCCTAAGGGATTTATTGCCTGGCAACATCACAGTTATTGCAGGACCTGGTTGTCCTGTATGTGTTACAAGCTCAAGGGATATAGATGCTATAATAGAACTTGCGTTAAAGGAAAATATCAAGCTTTTGACATTCGGGGATATGCTAAAGGTGCCAGGCAGCAGATTATCCTTCTCAAAAGCCATCTCAATGGGTGCAGATATCCAGATGATCTACAGCATCTTTGATGGCATAGAGATAGCCAAAAACTCAGACAAGCCGTGCATATTCTTTGCCTGCGGTTTTGAAACAACAGCAGCACCAACCGCAGCAGCCCTAAAGGATTTGGAAATACCAAAAAACTTTTATATATACAGCGTGCACAAATACACACCAAACGGCGTGTATGCCCTACTTAAAAGCGGCAAGATCTCGATGGATGCATTAATCCTTCCCGGCCATGCCTCAACCATATCAGGCCTAAAAACCTATGAGAGGTTTACAGATGAATTTGGATTGCCGTCTGTTGCAGCAGGCTTTGAAGCTGCAGACATACTGCTTGCCATAGCCTTGATAGTAAAACAGATAAACAACAAAGAAGCAAAGGTGGAAAACGCATACACCAGGGTTATAGAATACGAAGGCAACAAAAGGGCTCAGCAGGCAATTGATGAGGTGTTCTATCTTACAAGCTCTATCTGGAGGGGTTTGGGCGAGATAGAAAACAGCGGATATGAATTAAAAGACAAATACAGACAGTTTGATGCAAAAAAGCAATTCAATATAACATACACAAACGATTACATAGAACACCAAAAGGGATGTAAATGCAACGAAATAATATTAGGTAATCTAACGCCAAAGGATTGTCCTCTGTTTACAAAGAGGTGCACACCGCATGACCCGATAGGCCCTTGCATGGTTTCAGATGAGGGAACCTGCAAAAACTGGTATGATGGAGGTTTGATTTGA
- the hypE gene encoding hydrogenase expression/formation protein HypE has product MSQKITLDHGSGGKLTLELIEEVFKSESGLDSAILGDIAFTTDSHSIKPLFFAGGDIGKLSVAGTVNDLLCVGAKPLYLSTAFIIEAGFEIDKLNRIVKSIKEEAEDAGVKIVCGDTKVVENGKCDGVYINTSGIGKIIRPIKGDNINDGDAVIVSGSIGEHGFAILNQRENLNLNTELRSDVSNLTDLILPLIESDVEIKFMRDPTRGGLAMCLNELCYKRDFGFEIEESLIPVMEDVRVISEILGIEPYYSANEGKMVIVVSKKDQDRALDILKKNPKGSNAKIIGKVSKKTAGNVILKTKFGSTRLLKMPVADKMPRIC; this is encoded by the coding sequence TTGAGCCAAAAGATAACATTAGACCACGGTTCTGGTGGAAAACTCACCCTGGAGCTGATCGAAGAGGTGTTTAAATCAGAAAGCGGTCTGGATAGTGCAATTTTAGGAGACATCGCCTTTACCACAGATTCCCACTCCATAAAACCACTGTTCTTTGCCGGGGGTGATATCGGAAAACTCTCGGTTGCAGGCACCGTAAACGACCTTCTATGCGTGGGCGCAAAACCCTTATACCTATCAACGGCATTCATCATAGAGGCTGGCTTTGAGATAGATAAGCTAAATAGAATCGTAAAATCCATAAAGGAAGAGGCTGAAGATGCTGGTGTGAAGATAGTCTGTGGTGATACAAAGGTTGTGGAAAACGGAAAGTGCGACGGTGTTTATATAAACACATCAGGCATAGGCAAAATAATAAGGCCTATAAAGGGTGATAACATAAACGATGGCGATGCGGTAATCGTCAGCGGAAGCATAGGAGAACACGGCTTTGCAATACTAAACCAAAGGGAAAACCTCAATCTGAATACAGAACTCAGAAGCGATGTTTCAAATCTCACAGATCTAATACTCCCACTTATTGAATCCGATGTGGAGATAAAGTTCATGCGAGACCCAACAAGGGGCGGGCTTGCTATGTGCCTAAATGAGTTATGCTACAAACGGGATTTTGGCTTTGAGATCGAAGAATCGCTGATACCTGTAATGGAGGATGTCAGGGTAATATCTGAGATCTTAGGTATAGAGCCGTATTACTCTGCAAACGAGGGCAAGATGGTTATAGTCGTATCAAAAAAAGACCAAGACAGGGCTTTAGATATCCTTAAGAAAAACCCCAAAGGCTCCAATGCAAAAATCATCGGCAAAGTCAGTAAAAAAACTGCCGGCAATGTAATACTAAAAACAAAATTCGGCTCAACAAGACTGCTTAAAATGCCCGTTGCAGACAAGATGCCTCGAATATGCTAA
- a CDS encoding SLC13 family permease, with translation MLKVNFWLKRLIKEWLFLSSTVGVILTSIYLHRFPSYSFDDFKILIILLLFLVVLRGLERSNFLTYISSKLIRGKFIHIKIVLLTAIASIFFTNDIALLMFVPITLTLNIKHKDLLIIFQAIAANAGSAILPAGNPQNMFIYWFYKPSLIDFLKTILPFTLTSLFILILISLFVGNQKANEQKDITPKGNYKIYLALLMLMLGVVLRLIPIWFGVSVAAYALIFDRKSLKIDYFLIGIFFMFFGLTDNLRHLINISSQLKESVVIFSAFLSQLISNVPTALFLSDFTNDWQRLLWGVSIGGYGNLIGSLANLIAYRIYITHYPEDKRFLIKFLFVGYFFFFGLLFIYLAK, from the coding sequence ATGCTTAAGGTAAATTTTTGGCTTAAAAGACTCATAAAAGAGTGGTTATTTTTATCCTCAACCGTGGGCGTTATCTTAACATCTATATATCTTCACAGATTTCCATCATACAGTTTTGATGATTTCAAAATACTTATTATACTATTACTATTTTTAGTAGTCCTAAGGGGGCTTGAAAGATCAAACTTTTTAACCTATATCTCATCAAAGCTTATAAGAGGAAAGTTTATACATATCAAAATAGTTTTACTAACAGCAATAGCGAGTATTTTTTTTACAAACGACATAGCCCTTTTAATGTTCGTGCCTATAACACTTACACTAAACATAAAACACAAAGACCTTCTCATTATATTCCAGGCTATAGCGGCAAATGCAGGAAGCGCTATCCTGCCAGCCGGAAACCCCCAAAATATGTTTATCTATTGGTTTTACAAGCCAAGCCTAATTGATTTTTTAAAAACCATATTGCCTTTTACATTAACCTCATTGTTCATTCTGATTTTAATATCACTCTTTGTAGGCAATCAAAAAGCAAATGAGCAAAAAGACATAACGCCAAAAGGAAATTATAAAATATACTTGGCTCTTCTTATGCTCATGCTTGGCGTTGTTCTAAGGTTAATCCCTATCTGGTTTGGTGTATCTGTAGCTGCATATGCTTTAATATTCGACAGAAAGTCACTGAAGATAGATTATTTTCTTATAGGTATATTCTTTATGTTTTTTGGCTTAACCGACAATCTAAGGCACCTGATAAATATATCTTCACAACTCAAAGAAAGTGTAGTGATATTCTCTGCCTTTTTGAGTCAACTTATAAGTAATGTGCCAACTGCTTTGTTTCTTTCGGATTTCACAAATGATTGGCAAAGGCTTTTGTGGGGCGTTAGTATAGGTGGTTATGGAAACCTAATAGGATCACTAGCAAATTTGATAGCTTACAGGATATACATAACCCACTATCCGGAAGATAAACGATTTTTAATTAAGTTTCTCTTTGTGGGATATTTTTTCTTTTTTGGCCTTTTGTTTATCTATCTTGCTAAATAA
- a CDS encoding tetratricopeptide repeat protein — protein sequence MKELYDVLFHKGELLVEQGECEKAIVYFLNAVKENPSFEDAYIEIGYCYAQLDNFDDAEDYCNKAIEINPNNLEAYNTLAMIYHKFGFFEDEIEALNEIIIRLDEPDASIYLNIGNAYYELGENDRAIEFYDMAIGMEPDFAEAYANMGNAYMAKDEYIKATEAYKQALQIDPNMSDVYLNLGIVYGELGSYDEAVKYFEQSIRINPYNPSAHYNLGIIWVMLNEKEKALNEYERLKNLNKDLALSLVQLIDKESYKFRQ from the coding sequence ATGAAGGAACTTTATGATGTGCTTTTTCATAAAGGTGAGCTTTTAGTTGAACAAGGAGAATGCGAAAAGGCTATAGTTTATTTTCTAAATGCTGTAAAAGAGAATCCTTCCTTTGAAGATGCCTATATAGAGATAGGGTATTGTTATGCCCAGTTGGATAACTTTGACGATGCTGAGGATTATTGCAACAAGGCCATAGAAATAAACCCCAATAACTTAGAGGCTTACAATACACTTGCCATGATTTATCATAAGTTTGGTTTTTTTGAAGATGAAATAGAAGCTTTAAACGAAATAATAATTAGGCTTGATGAACCAGATGCTAGTATCTATCTAAATATAGGCAATGCTTATTATGAGTTAGGCGAGAATGATAGAGCCATAGAATTTTACGATATGGCTATAGGCATGGAGCCTGATTTTGCCGAGGCTTATGCCAATATGGGCAATGCATACATGGCAAAAGATGAGTACATAAAAGCTACTGAAGCATATAAGCAAGCCTTGCAGATAGATCCTAATATGTCAGATGTCTATTTAAATCTGGGTATAGTTTATGGTGAATTGGGTAGTTACGATGAGGCAGTTAAATACTTTGAGCAATCTATAAGAATAAACCCTTACAATCCTTCGGCCCATTACAATTTGGGTATTATATGGGTTATGCTTAACGAGAAAGAAAAAGCTCTAAATGAGTATGAAAGGCTTAAAAATCTTAATAAGGATTTGGCTTTAAGCCTGGTTCAGCTGATAGATAAAGAGAGTTATAAATTTAGACAGTAA
- a CDS encoding HDOD domain-containing protein, whose translation MNKIEELYNNLGKIEDLPAFPAIAFEVIKLTRDPDTTSRNLEDVIKKDPNLVSQILKMANSSLYGLSREITSLNHAINLLGFVQVENIVMISVILSSVRKLPLHKKFNRDKFLEHSFGCGVTAKIISNILNLNFSSAEFSGGVIHDIGKVLLDLYAPECLDLILENAYNKGISFIESEMELYGVNHSMLGAKLLSIWGLPEEIIDIAENHHSPLNAHNKLLVSAVHVADLLTYSEGIGFGGNYAKFTLEEDDGWQFLIQEANLKEEFDLAYFTFKLYEEIDNAKQLYFEES comes from the coding sequence ATGAATAAAATTGAGGAACTTTATAATAATTTAGGTAAGATTGAAGACTTACCGGCCTTCCCGGCTATAGCATTCGAGGTTATAAAGCTGACAAGAGACCCGGATACTACATCGAGAAATTTAGAAGATGTAATCAAGAAGGACCCTAACCTTGTAAGCCAAATATTGAAGATGGCAAATTCATCTCTTTATGGCTTGTCAAGGGAAATTACATCACTAAATCATGCTATCAACCTTCTGGGTTTTGTCCAGGTGGAAAACATAGTAATGATTTCAGTAATTCTGTCCAGTGTCAGAAAACTGCCTCTACATAAAAAATTCAACAGGGATAAGTTTTTGGAGCACTCATTCGGTTGTGGTGTAACGGCAAAAATAATAAGCAACATATTAAACTTAAACTTCTCCTCCGCTGAGTTCAGTGGTGGCGTTATACACGATATTGGTAAAGTTTTACTTGATTTGTATGCGCCAGAATGCTTAGACCTAATTTTAGAAAACGCATACAATAAAGGCATATCTTTTATAGAATCTGAGATGGAGCTCTACGGCGTTAACCACTCTATGCTCGGCGCTAAGTTGTTATCCATTTGGGGTTTGCCCGAAGAAATAATAGATATAGCAGAAAACCACCACAGCCCACTAAATGCACACAACAAGCTTTTGGTGTCAGCCGTTCATGTGGCTGACCTTCTTACATACTCTGAGGGTATTGGTTTTGGTGGAAACTATGCAAAATTTACACTGGAAGAAGACGATGGATGGCAATTCCTCATACAAGAGGCAAACCTTAAGGAAGAGTTTGACCTTGCTTATTTCACTTTTAAGCTGTACGAGGAGATAGATAACGCAAAACAACTTTACTTTGAGGAGTCATAA
- a CDS encoding CheR family methyltransferase produces the protein MSEKMNPKTFEEIRDFIYKKSGIFFEKSKEYLLTNRLNKRLKELGLNTFEEYLQYLKSPKGSQELAPLFDAITINETYFFRHIRQIEAFRDVIVPELLKKKRSINVWSAACSTGEEPYTLVIALMEKYGQNIPARILASDISNEVLQKAKDGIYGEYSVKELSADLKKKYFDNAGFGKYKIKDFVKRKVVFKNINLMDPTLGRKVGKMDVIFCRNVLIYFDAKSRQQVINIFYNDILNPGGYLFLGATESISRLNTSFKLCHFKMAIAYQKPE, from the coding sequence GTGTCGGAAAAAATGAACCCCAAAACTTTTGAAGAAATTAGAGACTTTATATATAAAAAATCGGGTATATTTTTTGAGAAATCCAAGGAATACCTTTTGACAAACAGACTAAACAAGAGGCTAAAGGAATTAGGTTTAAATACGTTTGAGGAATATCTGCAATATCTAAAATCACCGAAGGGCTCGCAGGAATTAGCACCCCTATTCGATGCCATAACGATAAACGAGACATACTTCTTTCGCCACATAAGACAGATAGAAGCTTTTAGAGATGTAATAGTTCCTGAGTTGCTTAAGAAAAAACGCTCAATAAACGTCTGGAGTGCGGCATGCTCAACCGGCGAGGAACCTTACACTTTAGTTATAGCTCTAATGGAAAAATATGGACAAAACATACCTGCAAGGATACTGGCGAGTGACATATCAAATGAGGTTCTTCAAAAGGCCAAAGACGGCATTTATGGAGAGTATTCGGTAAAGGAGCTATCGGCGGATCTAAAGAAGAAATACTTTGATAACGCCGGTTTTGGCAAATACAAGATAAAAGATTTTGTAAAAAGAAAGGTCGTTTTTAAGAATATAAACCTCATGGATCCAACATTGGGAAGAAAGGTCGGCAAGATGGATGTGATATTTTGCCGCAATGTTTTGATTTACTTCGATGCCAAATCCCGCCAGCAGGTAATAAACATATTTTACAACGATATATTGAATCCAGGTGGTTATCTATTTTTAGGGGCCACAGAATCTATATCCCGCCTTAACACCAGCTTCAAACTTTGCCATTTTAAGATGGCAATAGCATATCAAAAACCGGAATAA